A DNA window from Fragaria vesca subsp. vesca linkage group LG3, FraVesHawaii_1.0, whole genome shotgun sequence contains the following coding sequences:
- the LOC101309714 gene encoding uncharacterized protein C167.05-like, whose amino-acid sequence MDAERRIGVAVDFSPCSKKALKWAIDNVARKGDHLILVIVRPADVYEHGEMQLWGVTGSPLIPLPEFSDAHIMNKYEVKPDAETVDIVTTAASQKEITVLVKIYWGDAREKIIEAIDKIPLSFLVMGNRGLGTLKRVIMGSVSNFVVNNARCPVTVVKSET is encoded by the exons ATGGACGCAGAAAGAAGAATCGGAGTAGCTGTGGATTTCTCGCCGTGCAGCAAAAAAGCACTGAAATGGGCCATCGACAACGTCGCCCGCAAAGGGGATCACCTCATCCTCGTCATCGTACGCCCCGCTGACGTATACGAGCACGGCGAGATGCAGCTCTGGGGTGTCACCGGTTCTC CTTTGATTCCTCTGCCGGAGTTTTCCGATGCTCATATTATGAACAAGTACGAAGTGAAGCCTGACGCGGAGACCGTGGACATAGTCACCACTGCGGCTAGCCAGAAAGAG ATCACAGTGCTGGTGAAGATCTACTGGGGTGATGCCCGTGAGAAGATTATCGAGGCTATTGACAAGATTCCCTTGAGCTTCCTTGTGATGGGGAACAGAGGGCTTGGCACGCTTAAGAG GGTTATTATGGGCAGTGTGAGCAATTTTGTGGTAAACAATGCGCGTTGTCCAGTTACTGTAGTCAAGAGTGAGACCTAA
- the LOC101314840 gene encoding UPF0481 protein At3g47200-like, translated as MDQIEDFKKMEDISRSEGQSQTRDHISLEITSESGGLVSQIKEKMENIAVSVSIFRVPNEKKCAPDYVSIGPLHYKQLRDSKVSEDDKWRYCYALLNRKPNLEASLDTCVKALKQMENKARRCYNEDISLTSDEFVQLMLIDTCFIIELFLKYSYKSLRSRRDPIFNSPGMLIELRCNMVVLENQIPFFVVQRLFQLVPLPTQCTESLSELATRFFKYLLPGEYRREQEGHHLLDLIRHCILPTHHKLQSTGKKTPDYLDCVKKLKRAGVKFQCATVVHSFLDVKFTNGVFKMPPLLVHHCTETLLKNLIALEQRHIGDDPVQHITSYAYLMGCLIQSEKDVKLLRKKQILVHEEKNDKEVFEVLKKLCEQIDLKDFYYVRLFDEVGEFMKRKSWHTKKQKLKSTYHPKTPSAVAVLVVAVLALLLTFVGAFFSILTFARHHI; from the coding sequence ATGGATCAAATTGAGGATTTTAAAAAGATGGAAGACATTAGCAGATCAGAGGGACAGTCACAAACCAGAGACCACATCTCTCTTGAAATCACTTCTGAAAGTGGTGGACTTGTATCTCAGATCAAAGAAAAAATGGAAAACATTGCTGTATCAGTATCTATCTTCAGAGTCCCTAACGAAAAAAAATGTGCCCCGGATTATGTCTCCATTGGCCCTTTGCACTATAAACAGTTACGTGATAGCAAAGTCTCGGAGGATGATAAGTGGCGCTACTGCTATGCACTCCTCAATCGAAAGCCAAATCTAGAAGCAAGCCTCGACACCTGCGTGAAAGCCCTGAAACAAATGGAGAACAAGGCACGAAGATGTTACAATGAAGACATCAGTCTCACTAGTGATGAATTTGTGCAGTTGATGCTAATTGACACCTGCTTCATCATTGAGCTATTTCTCAAGTATTCATACAAGAGCCTTAGGTCTCGCCGTGATCCCATCTTCAATAGCCCTGGTATGCTCATAGAATTGAGATGTAACATGGTGGTACTCGAAAACCAAATCCCCTTCTTTGTTGTTCAAAGGTTGTTCCAATTAGTACCACTTCCAACACAATGTACCGAGTCCCTCAGCGAACTTGCTACACGTTTCTTCAAGTACCTTCTACCAGGAGAGTATCGTCGTGAGCAAGAAGGGCATCATTTACTCGATCTAATTCGACACTGCATCCTCCCAACACATCATAAGCTACAATCGACAGGCAAGAAAACTCCGGACTACTTGGATTGCGTAAAGAAGCTAAAAAGAGCAGGGGTTAAATTCCAATGTGCTACCGTGGTACACAGTTTCTTGGATGTCAAGTTTACTAATGGTGTGTTCAAAATGCCACCTCTTTTAGTCCATCACTGCACTGAAACACTCCTCAAGAACCTCATTGCACTCGAGCAGCGACACATTGGGGATGATCCGGTGCAGCATATCACATCTTATGCATACTTAATGGGGTGCCTGATCCAGTCCGAGAAAGATGTGAAATTGCTGCGGAAAAAACAGATTCTTGTGCATGAGGAGAAGAATGACAAGGAGGTTTTTGAAGTGTTGAAGAAGTTGTGCGAGCAGATCGATTTGAAGGATTTTTACTATGTGAGGCTTTTTGATGAGGTGGGTGAATTTATGAAGAGAAAGAGCTGGCACACGAAGAAGCAAAAGTTGAAGAGTACATACCATCCCAAGACTCCTTCGGCCGTTGCGGTGCTTGTTGTTGCCGTTTTGGCTCTTCTTCTCACATTTGTTGGAGCTTTCTTTTCTATACTCACATTCGCTCGCCACCATATTTAG